One part of the Lachnospiraceae bacterium JLR.KK002 genome encodes these proteins:
- a CDS encoding IS630 family transposase has translation MPALSYSITISDEERDYLKSLIKARTIQAQVVDRARILLWKSEARTDKAIADGLGISVNTVRRCIDRYLNNGINLAIFDDERSGRPVEITDDAKAWIVSIACQKPCDPGYAAELWTLAALHRHIQAYAEEAGYPRLKTVTKPWLQKYLKKMDIKPFRIKYYLERKDPDFENKMHDVLLVYKQVEMQFGIDGNIIIPENGHLTHTVSYDEKPGIQAVANKYPDHTPTEEKGYVRRDYEYVRLGTLSLPAGIDLLTGEAIPLVSQTHKSSDFIEFLKILDVKYPEGDTIRLILDNHSAHTSKETQQFLATLPEGRFLFVFTPTHTSWLNMIESFFSKMTKQMLKGIRVNSKEELSERIYRYFDEINADPIVYHWTYKMDEINPDEAATI, from the coding sequence ATGCCAGCGTTATCTTATAGCATTACAATATCAGATGAAGAACGTGATTACCTAAAATCATTGATAAAAGCCAGAACTATCCAGGCGCAGGTTGTTGACCGTGCCCGAATATTGCTATGGAAATCCGAAGCCAGGACAGACAAGGCTATCGCAGACGGCCTGGGCATTAGTGTGAATACCGTCCGGCGCTGTATTGACCGTTATCTTAACAATGGAATTAACCTTGCCATATTTGATGACGAGCGTTCCGGCAGACCAGTTGAGATTACTGACGATGCAAAAGCATGGATTGTCAGTATAGCCTGCCAAAAACCCTGTGACCCTGGCTATGCTGCAGAATTATGGACACTGGCTGCGTTGCACAGACATATACAGGCATATGCTGAAGAAGCCGGCTATCCACGCTTAAAGACAGTTACCAAACCATGGCTCCAAAAATATCTCAAAAAGATGGATATAAAACCATTCAGGATCAAGTATTATCTTGAACGGAAAGACCCTGATTTTGAGAATAAGATGCATGACGTCCTCCTGGTCTATAAGCAGGTCGAGATGCAGTTTGGCATTGATGGGAATATCATCATACCGGAAAACGGGCATTTGACACATACTGTTTCATATGATGAAAAACCCGGCATCCAGGCTGTTGCCAACAAATATCCCGACCATACCCCGACAGAGGAAAAAGGTTATGTCCGCCGGGATTATGAGTATGTGCGGCTTGGGACGCTGTCACTGCCTGCAGGTATTGACCTTTTGACAGGGGAGGCAATTCCATTGGTCAGCCAGACACACAAAAGTTCTGATTTTATCGAGTTTCTAAAGATTCTTGATGTAAAATACCCGGAGGGTGACACAATACGGCTGATACTGGACAACCACTCAGCCCATACTTCAAAGGAAACCCAACAGTTTCTTGCAACGTTACCCGAAGGCCGTTTTTTGTTTGTATTTACCCCGACACACACTTCATGGCTGAATATGATTGAAAGCTTTTTCAGCAAAATGACAAAGCAGATGTTAAAAGGCATCCGCGTCAATTCAAAGGAGGAACTGTCGGAGCGGATATACCGCTACTTCGATGAGATCAATGCCGATCCAATCGTTTATCATTGGACATATAAAATGGATGAAATTAATCCCGATGAAGCAGCAACTATTTAA
- a CDS encoding helix-turn-helix domain-containing protein, whose protein sequence is MRGFQAASFTLSDKAETILKNFSTSYSLPSCIVTRSKIILMAAEEKNNTQIAEALGTTYSTVSIWRNRFYNNIDLIAQTEEYDGPDGDKKLSDVIKSVLSDKQRPGKEPVFTPEQIMLINELACKNPKDFGCELSCWNLASLAKEAVRQGIVGSISVASVQRFLKFAGIAPWKNRYWLNSPERHDNPESFKKN, encoded by the coding sequence ATGCGTGGTTTTCAAGCTGCTTCTTTTACTTTGTCTGATAAGGCAGAAACAATATTAAAAAATTTCAGCACCAGCTATTCCCTGCCATCATGTATTGTGACCCGATCCAAAATTATATTGATGGCCGCGGAGGAGAAAAACAATACCCAGATCGCAGAAGCGCTTGGAACCACCTATTCGACTGTCAGCATATGGCGGAATCGTTTTTATAACAACATAGACCTTATTGCCCAGACGGAGGAGTATGACGGACCGGATGGTGATAAAAAGCTGTCTGATGTCATAAAGTCTGTGCTTTCAGATAAACAAAGACCCGGAAAAGAGCCTGTATTCACCCCGGAACAGATCATGCTCATCAATGAACTGGCGTGTAAAAACCCAAAAGACTTTGGCTGTGAGCTGAGCTGCTGGAATCTTGCATCCCTTGCGAAAGAAGCTGTCAGGCAGGGTATCGTGGGATCCATTTCTGTCGCAAGTGTACAGAGGTTCCTTAAATTTGCGGGTATCGCACCATGGAAAAACCGTTACTGGCTCAACTCCCCGGAAAGGCACGATAACCCGGAATCCTTTAAAAAAAATTGA
- a CDS encoding transposase, protein MTGIQALERKYPDKPVRPGSPALHEFEYIRHGTISLITFLRVADGRIQSPYLNSTRNEEDFCNAVGQLISEDADKNYIIICDGLNTHKSEGPVKLVAQKCSITVDPGIKGKKGILESMKSRETFLMDESHRIRFVYTPKHSSWVNQIEIWFGIINRKLLKKGSYKSVEEMAQSILNFIKQYNLTAKAFNWKYAG, encoded by the coding sequence ATGACCGGGATCCAGGCATTGGAGCGCAAATATCCGGACAAGCCGGTACGCCCGGGCAGCCCGGCGCTGCATGAGTTTGAATACATCCGTCATGGCACTATAAGTCTGATCACATTCCTGCGTGTTGCAGATGGCAGGATCCAGTCACCGTATCTGAACAGCACACGAAATGAGGAAGATTTCTGCAATGCTGTGGGGCAGCTTATATCAGAGGATGCAGATAAAAACTATATCATTATCTGTGATGGTCTTAATACCCATAAATCCGAAGGACCTGTAAAGTTGGTTGCACAGAAATGTTCCATTACGGTTGATCCTGGTATTAAGGGAAAGAAAGGCATACTGGAGAGCATGAAAAGCAGGGAAACTTTCCTTATGGATGAAAGCCACAGGATTCGTTTTGTATATACGCCGAAGCACAGTTCCTGGGTGAACCAGATAGAAATCTGGTTTGGTATCATCAATCGGAAGCTTTTGAAAAAAGGCAGCTATAAATCCGTAGAGGAAATGGCTCAAAGCATCCTTAATTTTATTAAACAATACAATTTAACAGCCAAAGCATTTAACTGGAAATATGCTGGTTAA
- a CDS encoding plasmid recombination protein — MVGKGSVNHNSRKFKAENVDGDRSHLNVDYCNENIKKVYHKLFDEALQRYNEKQTRADRCIADYYEKIRNSKQEKPFHELILQIGDKENMGAGSENGQLARKILDEYYHGFQERNPNLYVFSAHIHMDEATPHLHIDFVPFTTGSKRGLDTRVSLKQALAAQGFKGGSRGDTEWSQWVQSEKENLAAVMGRHGIEWEHKGTHEKHLSVLDYKKQEREKEVIQLEGQISEKKEEFQVLSDRVENYDKGMENLKTLEQALDTSSEYQLPEPQGFMSAKSYKNKVAEPLAQKLKSLVKTALIRCFEAWDSYYRLNVTNSNLHRENEGLRKTNEKLAGENENLRVENKDYKLLRKAFGSKQMDNLLEQAKAAQKSKQREKRFKNNKEER; from the coding sequence ATGGTTGGGAAAGGCTCGGTCAACCATAACAGCCGCAAATTTAAGGCTGAAAATGTGGATGGTGACCGTTCACACCTTAATGTAGATTACTGCAATGAGAATATAAAGAAAGTGTATCATAAGCTATTCGATGAAGCGTTACAGAGATATAACGAGAAACAGACAAGGGCAGACCGCTGCATTGCCGATTATTACGAGAAGATACGGAACTCAAAGCAGGAAAAGCCGTTCCATGAACTGATTTTGCAGATTGGCGATAAGGAAAATATGGGTGCGGGAAGTGAGAACGGACAGCTTGCAAGGAAGATTTTAGATGAATATTATCATGGATTCCAAGAGAGGAACCCTAATCTCTATGTATTTTCCGCTCATATCCATATGGATGAAGCAACGCCGCATCTTCATATTGATTTTGTCCCATTCACGACTGGCAGTAAGCGCGGGCTTGATACGAGGGTATCTTTGAAACAGGCGTTGGCGGCGCAGGGATTCAAAGGCGGCTCCCGTGGCGATACGGAGTGGAGCCAGTGGGTACAGTCCGAAAAAGAAAACCTTGCCGCTGTGATGGGGCGGCATGGCATTGAATGGGAGCATAAAGGCACGCATGAGAAACATTTGTCTGTCCTTGATTATAAAAAGCAGGAACGGGAAAAAGAGGTCATCCAACTTGAAGGGCAGATTTCAGAGAAAAAAGAGGAATTTCAAGTATTGTCGGACAGGGTGGAGAATTACGACAAAGGCATGGAAAACCTAAAAACTCTGGAACAGGCGCTTGACACTTCTTCAGAGTACCAGCTGCCAGAGCCGCAGGGGTTCATGTCTGCAAAGTCCTATAAGAATAAAGTGGCAGAGCCTTTGGCGCAAAAGCTGAAATCGCTTGTTAAAACAGCTCTTATAAGGTGCTTTGAAGCGTGGGACAGCTACTATCGGCTGAATGTCACAAACAGCAACCTCCACCGTGAGAATGAGGGGTTAAGGAAAACCAATGAGAAACTGGCAGGGGAAAATGAAAACCTCCGTGTAGAAAACAAAGATTATAAGCTGCTCCGTAAGGCATTTGGAAGTAAGCAGATGGACAATCTTTTAGAGCAGGCAAAAGCAGCACAAAAATCAAAACAGCGTGAAAAACGCTTTAAAAACAACAAAGAAGAAAGGTAG
- a CDS encoding LysR family transcriptional regulator: MDNKFIRVDEVAQELSVSKPYAYKLIKKLNDELKEQGFITIAGRVNRQYFEERLYGAGEKQGKEME; this comes from the coding sequence ATGGACAACAAATTTATCCGTGTGGACGAGGTGGCGCAAGAGCTTTCCGTATCAAAGCCTTATGCTTACAAGCTCATCAAGAAATTAAATGACGAGCTGAAGGAGCAGGGGTTTATCACGATTGCGGGGCGTGTCAACCGCCAGTATTTTGAGGAAAGACTCTACGGGGCGGGGGAAAAACAGGGAAAGGAGATGGAGTAA
- a CDS encoding GNAT family N-acetyltransferase, with amino-acid sequence MSEIIFLRCDGNNKDFIENCRLLDEDLDLRVGKVIKRDKYAQYNLIDKINEAIVVYRGNNPIGGGSIRPYDENTVELKRVFVIPTEQGKGIGTELVSKLIEWAKELGYKKMILETGELLAESCHVYLKLGFKQIPNYGAYVDMPESLCMGKEL; translated from the coding sequence ATGAGCGAAATTATATTTTTAAGATGCGATGGAAATAACAAAGATTTTATAGAAAATTGCAGGTTACTTGATGAGGATTTGGATTTGCGAGTTGGAAAAGTGATTAAACGGGATAAGTATGCTCAATATAACCTAATTGATAAAATAAACGAAGCGATAGTTGTTTATCGGGGAAATAATCCGATTGGTGGTGGTTCGATACGTCCTTATGATGAAAATACAGTAGAGCTAAAAAGAGTGTTTGTCATACCAACTGAACAAGGAAAGGGCATAGGAACAGAGTTGGTTTCTAAACTAATAGAGTGGGCGAAAGAACTGGGATATAAGAAAATGATTTTGGAAACAGGAGAACTTTTAGCGGAATCCTGTCATGTATATTTAAAGTTAGGATTTAAGCAAATTCCTAATTATGGTGCGTATGTAGATATGCCAGAGTCTCTCTGTATGGGAAAAGAATTATAA
- a CDS encoding AAA family ATPase, with amino-acid sequence MAELKILNMDEIPATEVGWLWYPYIPYGKITIVHGDPGDGKTMMILQLAAILSRGDKLPCDDTEREPIRIIYQTAEDGLGDTIKPRLLAANADCTQIKVIDESEAALSMFDERIEQAIIETGAKVIILDPVQAYIGAQIDMNRANEVRNVLSQLGRVAEKHGCAVILVGHLNKVQGGKANYRGLGSIDFQATARSVLIVGRLKENKEVRVVAHEKSSLAPEGEPIAFELNKETGFVWKGHYDISIDDLLNGISREKKSEQAEKLIMDCLSDGKYQQQLILKKAQNIGISKRVLDEAKKSLGVKSIKEGNGWYWELPEEKEASNC; translated from the coding sequence ATGGCTGAGCTTAAAATTTTGAACATGGACGAGATACCTGCAACCGAGGTCGGGTGGCTTTGGTATCCGTATATTCCTTATGGAAAGATAACCATTGTCCACGGAGACCCCGGCGATGGAAAGACAATGATGATTTTACAGTTAGCTGCTATCTTATCAAGGGGAGATAAACTGCCTTGTGACGATACAGAGCGTGAGCCGATAAGAATTATTTACCAAACCGCAGAGGATGGACTTGGCGACACAATTAAGCCCCGTCTGCTTGCAGCCAATGCCGACTGTACGCAAATCAAGGTAATTGACGAGTCGGAAGCTGCGCTCTCAATGTTTGATGAAAGAATTGAACAGGCAATTATTGAAACGGGCGCAAAGGTAATTATTTTAGACCCTGTACAAGCGTATATCGGCGCTCAAATTGATATGAATAGGGCAAACGAAGTCCGCAATGTCCTTTCGCAGTTAGGACGGGTAGCAGAAAAACATGGATGCGCCGTTATCCTTGTCGGACACTTGAATAAAGTACAGGGCGGAAAAGCAAATTACAGAGGGCTTGGCTCAATCGACTTCCAAGCAACGGCACGAAGCGTACTCATTGTCGGCAGGCTCAAGGAAAACAAGGAAGTGCGGGTAGTTGCGCATGAAAAATCTTCCCTTGCGCCTGAAGGTGAGCCTATTGCTTTTGAACTGAATAAAGAAACTGGATTTGTATGGAAAGGTCATTATGACATTTCCATTGATGATTTATTAAACGGCATTAGCCGTGAAAAGAAATCCGAACAAGCAGAGAAATTAATCATGGATTGCCTGTCTGATGGGAAATACCAACAGCAGCTTATATTAAAGAAAGCACAGAATATCGGCATCTCAAAAAGAGTGCTTGACGAAGCAAAAAAATCTCTCGGCGTTAAGTCAATAAAGGAAGGCAATGGGTGGTATTGGGAACTTCCCGAAGAAAAAGAAGCGAGCAACTGTTAA
- a CDS encoding TnpV protein: protein MENRIYDESNGLWYAKKGDYYLPELALPPEEEKLIGIWEQRHLRYLKEHKQFVYLNLLTSGRLNEYLASVDEQAEDMFFRLVKEYAGKHGVTEQLKAENQLLWVQKMNNIRACAREIVENEVIYL from the coding sequence ATGGAAAACAGGATTTATGATGAAAGTAACGGTCTTTGGTATGCAAAGAAAGGCGACTATTACCTCCCAGAGCTTGCATTACCTCCCGAAGAAGAAAAGCTGATTGGTATTTGGGAACAGCGGCATTTACGGTATCTTAAAGAGCATAAACAGTTCGTTTATCTCAATCTGCTGACAAGCGGCAGGCTGAATGAATACCTTGCAAGCGTAGATGAACAGGCAGAGGATATGTTTTTTCGGCTGGTAAAGGAGTATGCCGGCAAGCATGGAGTAACGGAGCAATTAAAGGCAGAAAATCAGCTTTTATGGGTTCAAAAAATGAATAATATTCGGGCTTGTGCGAGGGAAATTGTGGAAAACGAGGTAATCTATTTATAA
- a CDS encoding site-specific integrase — MPVFKNEGNGTWYVMARYVNWKGERKQKCKRGFATKREVQEWERKFQLQNSADLDMDFEAFTELYANDVKNRLKENTWLTKEHIIRTKILPYFGKMKISEIGTKEIIAWQNELLAYRDEKRNPYSQTYLKTVHNQLSAIFNHAVRYYDLRSNPAAKAGNMGSEEHKEMLFWTKEEYKRFADEMMDKSVSYYAFQMLYWCGIREGELLALTAADFSFDKETVTINKSYQRLHREDVITSPKMKKSNRTIKMPKFLCEEMQEYIGMLYGLKKKDRIFTITKSYLHHEMDRGARAAGVKRIRIHDLRHSHISLLIDMGFSAVAIADRVGHESIEITYRYAHLFPSKQAEMADRLDDLGKGDF, encoded by the coding sequence ATGCCAGTATTTAAGAACGAGGGCAACGGCACATGGTATGTGATGGCAAGGTATGTGAACTGGAAAGGGGAGCGGAAACAGAAATGCAAGCGTGGGTTTGCCACAAAGCGGGAGGTGCAGGAATGGGAGCGGAAATTCCAGTTGCAAAATTCCGCTGACCTTGACATGGACTTTGAAGCCTTTACAGAGCTTTATGCGAATGATGTCAAGAACAGATTGAAAGAAAACACGTGGCTGACAAAGGAGCATATCATTCGGACGAAGATTCTTCCGTACTTCGGCAAGATGAAGATTAGTGAGATTGGCACAAAAGAAATCATTGCATGGCAGAATGAGCTGCTTGCCTACCGTGATGAAAAACGCAATCCCTATTCGCAGACGTATCTGAAAACAGTTCACAATCAGCTTTCAGCGATATTCAACCATGCAGTACGGTATTATGACCTCCGCTCCAATCCTGCGGCAAAGGCGGGCAATATGGGGAGCGAGGAACACAAAGAAATGCTGTTCTGGACGAAAGAGGAATATAAGAGGTTTGCGGATGAAATGATGGACAAGTCAGTTTCCTATTATGCGTTCCAGATGCTTTACTGGTGCGGAATCCGAGAGGGAGAATTATTAGCCCTGACCGCCGCAGATTTTAGTTTTGATAAGGAAACAGTCACGATTAACAAATCCTACCAACGCCTGCATAGGGAGGACGTGATTACGTCCCCGAAAATGAAAAAGAGCAACCGTACAATCAAAATGCCGAAGTTTCTCTGCGAGGAAATGCAGGAATATATCGGTATGCTGTATGGTTTAAAGAAAAAAGACCGTATCTTTACAATAACAAAGAGCTATCTCCATCACGAGATGGATAGAGGCGCAAGAGCCGCAGGGGTAAAACGTATACGGATTCACGATTTACGCCACAGCCACATCAGTTTGTTGATTGACATGGGGTTCTCGGCGGTGGCGATTGCCGACCGTGTGGGGCATGAGAGCATTGAAATCACTTACCGCTATGCACATTTATTTCCGTCAAAGCAGGCAGAAATGGCAGACAGGCTTGACGATTTAGGAAAGGGGGATTTTTGA
- a CDS encoding helix-turn-helix transcriptional regulator, translated as MAIGERIHFFRIMRGMTQKYLGMLVGFPERSADVRLAQYETGSRKPKADLAAALAQALDVAPQALDIPDIDSYIGLMHTLFALEDIYGLTVSEADGEVCLKVNKDKSKDAAELLQMLTAWQEQATKLSAEEISREDYDQWRYNYPKFDTTQHWANIPSKELSDTLVEAFKDKLKTD; from the coding sequence ATGGCGATTGGCGAAAGAATACATTTTTTCCGCATCATGCGGGGCATGACACAGAAATACCTTGGTATGCTTGTCGGTTTTCCCGAACGGAGCGCAGACGTGCGTCTGGCACAGTACGAAACTGGCTCACGCAAGCCAAAAGCAGACTTGGCGGCTGCACTGGCACAGGCTCTTGACGTTGCGCCGCAGGCTCTGGACATACCCGACATTGACAGCTACATCGGTCTTATGCACACCTTATTTGCACTTGAGGACATTTACGGTCTTACCGTCAGTGAAGCAGACGGAGAAGTCTGTTTGAAAGTCAACAAAGACAAAAGTAAGGATGCCGCCGAATTACTGCAAATGCTTACCGCTTGGCAGGAACAGGCTACAAAGCTCTCTGCCGAGGAAATCAGCAGGGAAGATTACGACCAGTGGCGGTACAATTACCCGAAGTTTGACACTACGCAGCATTGGGCGAATATCCCATCTAAGGAATTGAGCGATACCTTAGTCGAAGCGTTCAAGGACAAACTAAAAACCGATTGA